In Rhinatrema bivittatum chromosome 11, aRhiBiv1.1, whole genome shotgun sequence, a single window of DNA contains:
- the CALM3 gene encoding calmodulin-3 produces MADQLTEEQIAEFKEAFSLFDKDGDGTITTKELGTVMRSLGQNPTEAELQDMINEVDADGNGTIDFPEFLTMMARKMKDTDSEEEIREAFRVFDKDGNGYISAAELRHVMTNLGEKLTDEEVDEMIREADIDGDGQVNYEEFVQMMTAK; encoded by the exons GCTGACCAACTCACAGAGGAACAAATTGCAG AATTCAAGGAGGCTTTCTCCCTTTTTGACAAGGATGGAGATGGCACCATCACCACCAAGGAGCTGGGGACTGTTATGCGCTCGCTGGGGCAAAACCCCACAGAGGCTGAGTTGCAGGACATGATCAACGAAGTGGATGCTGATG GGAATGGGACAATTGATTTTCCAGAGTTCCTGACCATGATGGCAAGGAAGATGAAGGACACAGACAGCGAAGAAGAGATTCGGGAGGCCTTCCGTGTGTTTGATAAG GATGGTAACGGGTACATCAGTGCAGCAGAACTACGTCACGTCATGACAAACTTGGGTGAGAAGCTGACGGATGAGGAGGTGGACGAGATGATCCGTGAGGCTGACATTGACGGGGATGGGCAGGTTAACTATGAAG AATTTGTCCAGATGATGACAGCCAAATGA